CAGCTGCTGCCAAGAAGTCCAAATAACTGCACTCAAGACAAGAGTAGGTAAGCCAGAGCTCGCTTACTTACTCTTTGAGTGTATGTTTGGTAAAGGAGGTTGTATATGAAAGTGGCGATATCTACAGACGGGGATTTTGTATCTCAACATTTTGGCAGGTGTCCGTCTTTTACTATTATGGACTTGCTGGATGGCAAGGTTGTGTCCAAAGAAGTTGTAGATAATCCTGGGCATGAACCCGGATTTATACCGCAATTTTTGCATGAAAAGGGTGTTGAAGTTATTATTGCGGGTGGAATGGGTATGCGCGCAGCCGGATTTTTTGATGAATTGGGAATAAAACCAATTATGGGGGTTAACGGTAAAATAGATGAGATTGTTGAGCAATTGATTAAAGGCACTCTCAAAGATGGTGAGAGTTTATGTAACCCAGGCGCTGGAAAAGGGTATGGTTTGGATAAAACCGAATGCGATCATCCGGAAAAATAAATTTCGTAAATCGAAAATAGTAATCGGTAAATGGTAATTAGTAGACTATCCCCCCTAGTTTTGCTTTTGCAAAACTAACAGGGGGGACTTCGCACTCCGACAGGAGTGCTTCGGGTAATTAGTAATTTTAAAATTAAGGATTACTAATTATGAAAAAGAAGTGTTATTAGAAAGGAGTCTTTTATGAAGATTTGTGTAACTTCACAGGGAAATAGTTTAGAGTCGCAGGTTGATCCTAGATTTGGTAGAT
This genomic interval from bacterium contains the following:
- a CDS encoding NifB/NifX family molybdenum-iron cluster-binding protein; the encoded protein is MKVAISTDGDFVSQHFGRCPSFTIMDLLDGKVVSKEVVDNPGHEPGFIPQFLHEKGVEVIIAGGMGMRAAGFFDELGIKPIMGVNGKIDEIVEQLIKGTLKDGESLCNPGAGKGYGLDKTECDHPEK